The window GGCGTAACAGCACCGGCGACACCGGGCGCCCGGAGCACGGCGGGCCTACATTGGTCGTACGTCACCGTCGACGCCCCGGAGCCCATCATGTCGGTCACCCCTGTCCTAGAGGCCGATGTCCTGCGACGGCAGGACCCCGAGCTGGCCGACGTCCTGCTCGGTGAGCAGGATCGGCAGGCTACGACGCTGCAACTCGTCGCCGCGGAGAACTTCACCTCGCCCGCCGTGCTGGCCGCCCTGGGCTCGCCGCTCGCGAACAAGTACGCCGAGGGCTATCCGGGGGCCCGGCACCACGGCGGCTGCGAGATGGTGGACGTCGCCGAGCGGCTGGCCGTGGAGCGGGCGAGGTCGCTGTTCGGGGCCGAGCACGCCAACGTCCAGTCCCACTCCGGCTCTTCGGCCGTGCTCGCCGCGTACGCCGCCCTGCTGCGCCCCGGCGACACCGTGCTCGCGATGGGCCTGCACTTCGGCGGCCACCTCACCCACGGGTCGCCCGCGAACTTCTCCGGCCGCTGGTTCGACTTCGTCGGATACGGGGTCGAGGCGGAATCCGGACTCATCGACCGCGAACAGGTACGGACCCTGGCGCGCACGCACCGCCCCAAGGCCCTCGTCTGCGGGTCGATCTCCTACCCCCGGCACATCGACTACGCCTTCTTCCGCGAGGTCGCCGACGAGGTGGGCGCCTATCTCATCGTCGACGCGGCCCACCCGATCGGGCTGGTCGCCGGGGGAGCGGCGCCCAACCCGGTGCCGTACGCCGACATCGTGTGCGCCACCACGCACAAGGTGCTGCGCGGGCCGCGCGGCGGAATGCTGCTGTGCGGGGACGAGTTGGCCGAACGCGTGGACCGGGCGGTGTTCCCGTTCACGCAGGGCGGCGCGCAGATGCACACCATCGCCGCGAAGGCCGTCGCGTTCGGCGAGGCGGCGACACCCGCGTTCACCGCGTACGCCCATCAGGTGGTCGCGAACGCCCGCGTACTGGCCCGGGGGCTGGCCGAGGAGGGGCTCGTGGTCGTCACCGGCGGCACCGACACCCACCTGCTCACCGTCGATCCCGCGCCACTCGGCGTCGACGGCCGCACCGCCCGAGGACGGCTCGCGGCCGCCGGGATGGTCCTCGACTGCTGCGCCCTGCCCCACGACGACGCCCGTGGCCTGCGGCTCGGTACGGCCGCGCTGACCACCCAGGGCATGGGGGAGACGGAGATGGCCCGGCTCGCCGTGCTGTTCGCGGGGGCCCTGCGCGACGGCGGGAACGGCAAGCGGACACGTGAGGAAGTACGGGAGCTGGCCGGAAGATTTCCGCCGTATCCGCGCTGAGGTGGGGTAGACGCACCACCAGGCACAGCATCACGTGCAACCATCGTCGCTACCCGGATGTCCTCACCCTTATGCGCGCCTCGCTAGGGTGTGGGGCTGTGATGGCCAGCGAGACCTGTGGGGAAGCCCGTGCGTGAATACCTCCTGACGCTCTGCATCACGGCCGCGGTGACGTACCTGCTGACAGGACCGGTACGGAAATTCGCGATCGTGGCCGGAGCCATGCCGGAGATCCGTGCGCGTGATGTCCACCGAGAGCCGACACCGCGCCTCGGCGGCATCGCGATGTTCTTCGGGCTCTGCGCCGGTCTGCTGGTCGCCGACCATCTGACCAACCTCAGCGAGGTCTTCGCCAGCTCCGACGAACCGCGCGCACTGCTCTCCGGGGCAGCGCTGATCTGGCTCATCGGTGTCCTGGACGACAAGTTCGAGATCGACGCCCTGATCAAGCTCGGTGGCCAGATGATCGCCGCCGGCGTGATGGTCATGCAGGGTCTGACGATCCTCTGGCTGCCCGTCCCCGGTGTCGGCATCGTCGCGCTGACCCAGTGGCAGGGCACGCTGCTCACGGTCGCCCTGGTCGTCATCACCATCAACGCGGTCAACTTCGTCGACGGCCTCGACGGTCTCGCGGCCGGCATGGTGTGCATCGCCTCCGCCGCGTTCTTCATGTACGCCTACCGCCTCTGGTACAGCTACGGCATCGAGGCCGCGGCCCCCGCCACCCTCTTCGCGGCGGTCCTGATGGGCATGTGCCTGGGCTTCCTGCCGCACAACATGCATCCCGCCCGGATCTTCATGGGCGACTCCGGCTCGATGATGATCGGCCTGGTGCTGGCGGCCGGCGCGATCTCCATCACGGGGCAGGTCGACCCGGACATTCTGGGCCTATACAACATCTCGGAGCGCAGCACGGTCTACTCGATGGTCCCGGTCTACATCCCGCTGCTGATGCCGTTGACCATCATCGCGATCCCGGCGGCCGACCTGATCCTCGCGATCGTGCGCCGCACCTGGCG is drawn from Streptomyces bottropensis ATCC 25435 and contains these coding sequences:
- the glyA gene encoding serine hydroxymethyltransferase, whose amino-acid sequence is MSVTPVLEADVLRRQDPELADVLLGEQDRQATTLQLVAAENFTSPAVLAALGSPLANKYAEGYPGARHHGGCEMVDVAERLAVERARSLFGAEHANVQSHSGSSAVLAAYAALLRPGDTVLAMGLHFGGHLTHGSPANFSGRWFDFVGYGVEAESGLIDREQVRTLARTHRPKALVCGSISYPRHIDYAFFREVADEVGAYLIVDAAHPIGLVAGGAAPNPVPYADIVCATTHKVLRGPRGGMLLCGDELAERVDRAVFPFTQGGAQMHTIAAKAVAFGEAATPAFTAYAHQVVANARVLARGLAEEGLVVVTGGTDTHLLTVDPAPLGVDGRTARGRLAAAGMVLDCCALPHDDARGLRLGTAALTTQGMGETEMARLAVLFAGALRDGGNGKRTREEVRELAGRFPPYPR
- a CDS encoding MraY family glycosyltransferase, yielding MREYLLTLCITAAVTYLLTGPVRKFAIVAGAMPEIRARDVHREPTPRLGGIAMFFGLCAGLLVADHLTNLSEVFASSDEPRALLSGAALIWLIGVLDDKFEIDALIKLGGQMIAAGVMVMQGLTILWLPVPGVGIVALTQWQGTLLTVALVVITINAVNFVDGLDGLAAGMVCIASAAFFMYAYRLWYSYGIEAAAPATLFAAVLMGMCLGFLPHNMHPARIFMGDSGSMMIGLVLAAGAISITGQVDPDILGLYNISERSTVYSMVPVYIPLLMPLTIIAIPAADLILAIVRRTWRGQSPFAADRGHLHHRLLEVGHSHSRAVLIMYFWSAVIAFGTLAYTVNSASMWIVLAIAMLSGVGLFLLLLPRFTPRAPRWAQRFVPPRYRRRAVVTATPEPVADRTPTLNGATAIGGRAHAHDHEAERSPAGARH